A segment of the Symmachiella macrocystis genome:
CTTCTTGTAGAGCGTCGTGCGATTGATGCCCAGTAGTTTGGCGGTGTTTTGACGATTCCAGCCGTTGCGTTCCAGGGCTTCGATGATGATCTCGCGTTCCGGGGCCGCTAGGGCGGACTTCAAGTTGGCGGCGGAGATTCGGGCTTGAAGGCTGCCGGGAATCCGCGACGCTTGGCTGATGCTTTCCGGCAGGTCCTCGACGTTCACCACCGAGCCCTTGGTCAGCACGACCGCCCGTTCGATCACGTTGATCAACTCGCGGACGTTGCCCGGCCAATCGTATTGTTGCAGAACATTCAATGCGTCTTCGCTGAAGCGTTCGACCTGTTTGCCGGTCTGCTCGTTGAACTCATGCAAGAAGTGATCGACCAGGGCGGGGATGTCGCCAATACGTTCTCGCAGCGCGGGTTGTGTCAGCGTGATCACGTTGATGCGGTAGTACAGATCTTGGCGAAACTCGCCGTTGGCGACCATTTCTTCCAAGTTGGCATGCGTTGCCAAGACCAACCGGACGTCGACTTTGTGTGTTTCCGAGCCGCCGACCGATTCAAATTCCCGGTCTTGCAGCACGCGCAGCAATTTGACTTGCAGGCTGGGGGAGGCGGTGGCGATTTCGTCTAAGAAAATCGTGCCGCCGTCGGCTTGGAGGAACTTTCCGATTTTGTCGTGTGTCGCTCCGGTGAATGAACCGGCTTTGTGTCCAAACAATTCGCTTTCCAACAACGAATCGGGCAAAGCTCCGCAGGCGACTTCGACGAACGGTTTGTCGGCGCGGGAACTGAGTTGATGAATCGCTCGGGCGGTCATTGTTTTACCGGTTCCGCTCTCGCCGAGGATCAACACCGTGGTCCGCGTGTCGGCCACGCTTTCCAACAGGTCGAACATTTTTAACATTTTGTAGTCTTGGCCGATGATGCTGCCCAGACCGAACCGTTGATCGAGTTGTGCTTTGAGGTTTTTATTTTCCGCCAAGATTTTCCGTTGGCCGAGTGCGCGTTCGACGGCGAATTTGAGCTCTTCGTCGATCATCGGCTTGGTCAGATAGTCGAAAGCTCCGGCGCGAATGGCTTCGACCGCGTTTTCGATCGTACCGAATTCGGTGGTGAGGATCACCGACGTATCCGGACAGTTTTCGCCAGCCCATTCCAGCAGGAAAAACCCGTCCTGGTCCGGAAGATTGGCTTCGCTGATGACCAACTCGAAGGGGAATTCGGCCATCCGCCCAATGGCGTCGCGGCAGCTGTCGGCGGTTTCGATACGGTGCCCCAAGCCGCGCAAATAGTCGGCTAAGGCTTCGACCAGATCGCGGTCGTGATCGACCACCAACAGTGATCCCTGTGTCATGGATGATGCGCCCGTCGTCATGTCGTACTCTCGTTGAAAAGGAGATTCATCTTGTCGGCAGGTTTTGGTATTTCTGGCACCTAGGACCTGAAGCGTTTTCCGCTCAAGGTTTCTGGCACACGCGACCCAAGTATTAAATTGTCTACACAGTCGTGGCGGGTCTCGTGCGGAATGTACGGGTTGTCAGGAACATCGCGGTTACATGCCCGCGAAGCCTTCCTGCTTCGCCGCTGAATTCCTCGGCACGTCCATGTGCCGAAAAGAAATCAGCCGGGAGTCTTGTTGTCGAGGGGGTACAAAAACATAGGTCACAAGTTGCGAGGCGGCAACAAATTCCATGCGATTTTGATGCTCGGATGCAACTTGGGGTTATTTTTACCCCCGCCATTGCGGCAGGGCATGCCGCCAGACCGTTGACTATAGGCCTTAGACTGGAGGATTGGCCCATCCACGCAATTCCGCGCTCCTACCCACTCTCCGGCCACTGGCCACTAACCACCGACCACTCCTATTTCTGCTTACTGTTCAGGATGAACAAATAGGGTGCGTCTTGCTTGCGCGATGTCGTCAAATTCGATATGCTGGGACAGTCAACCTTCCAGCCCACCGACACACGACGGAACCGCACGCCATGGACGATCGCTTCAACACCATCCGCCAGGGAGATTGCGTTGCGGGTATGAATGCTCTCGAAGCGGGGAGCGTGGATCTGATATTCGCCGATCCTCCGTTTAACATCGGGTACGATTATGACGTCTATCAGGACTCCGTTGCCGCCGAGCAATATCTGGACTGGTCAGGCGAATGGATTACTGCCGCCCACCGCGCACTGAAGCCGGACGGCACGTTTTGGTTGGCGATTGGCGATGAATATGCGGCGGAGTTGAAAATTGCCTCGCAGAAAATCGGCTTCCATTGCCGCAGTTGGGTGATTTGGTACTACACGTTCGGCGTGAACTGCACCAAGAAATTCAGCCGCTCGCACGCGCATCTGTTTCACTTTGTGAAAGACCCGGAGAAGTTTACGTTTCGCGACGACGACCTCGACAACCGCATCCCTTCCGCTCGGCAGTTGGTCTACAACGACAAACGCGCGAATCCCCGCGGACGGTTGCCGGACGATACCTGGATCATCCGTCCAGCGGACGCGATCGGTGAGTTATCTCCCGACGATGAGAATTGGACGCTGCCTGAGATTGAATCACCGGCGGACGACGACAACACCTGGACGCTCCGCCCGCAAGACTTGGCGGACCGCTTCAAATCGGACGAAGACACCTGGTACTTCCCCCGCGTCGCCGGCACATTCAAGGAACGCGCCGGGTTTCATGGCTGTCAAATGCCCGAACAATTGCTCGGCCGTATCATCCGCGCCTGCTCGCATGAAAACGACCTCGTCGTCGACCCCTTCTCCGGCAGTGCAACGACATTGGCCGTTGCCAAAAAACTGGGCCGCCGGCATTTGGGATTCGAGCTCTCCCCGGAATACGTCAAACATGGGATGAGCCGGTTGGATGGAATTCGTGTCGGCGACCGCCTCGATGGCGCAGAAGAACCACTCGCCAGTGCCCCGGCAACCGGGAAACGCGACAAAAAGGACAAGTCGGCGAAGCCACGCAGCGCAACCGAACAACGTTATAGTGAAGTTCAGAAACATCTCACTGAGTTGGGGGTGAGCGAAGCGTATCGTTTGACGCACGCTGGTTACTCGGTTGATCGTCTGATTGCCGACCCGCAACTCAACGAATCGTTTCTCGAAGCCTGTCGCCGTTTGGGGCTGGTGGGCGATCCGCGACATTGGAACCGTTTGCTGTTTCGGCTCCGTAAATCGGGGCATTTGTCGCACATTGAAACGACACGAGAAACGTCGCTTTCGTGGGTGGATTGCGATGCGTATCTCTTTGCCAGCGAAATCGCGTTGCAGATGCTGTTGGACGAACAACAGGCGGGGAGTTTGGATGAGATCTTGTGCGATCCGGAATTAGCGGCGCAGTTCGATGCGATTGCCGGACGGTTCGCTCCTGGTTTTTCGTCACTACAATATCGTTGGGCGGCGTTGAAACTTCGCAAGCAGGCCAAATTGGCCCGCAGCCGCGGCTCGGTTTTAGATCCGCCGCGCATGAGCAAAATGCAATCGGTCGAAGACTACATCGCCACCGACGTTCCTCAGCAGCCGGGCGTCTATGTGATTACC
Coding sequences within it:
- a CDS encoding sigma-54-dependent transcriptional regulator, coding for MTQGSLLVVDHDRDLVEALADYLRGLGHRIETADSCRDAIGRMAEFPFELVISEANLPDQDGFFLLEWAGENCPDTSVILTTEFGTIENAVEAIRAGAFDYLTKPMIDEELKFAVERALGQRKILAENKNLKAQLDQRFGLGSIIGQDYKMLKMFDLLESVADTRTTVLILGESGTGKTMTARAIHQLSSRADKPFVEVACGALPDSLLESELFGHKAGSFTGATHDKIGKFLQADGGTIFLDEIATASPSLQVKLLRVLQDREFESVGGSETHKVDVRLVLATHANLEEMVANGEFRQDLYYRINVITLTQPALRERIGDIPALVDHFLHEFNEQTGKQVERFSEDALNVLQQYDWPGNVRELINVIERAVVLTKGSVVNVEDLPESISQASRIPGSLQARISAANLKSALAAPEREIIIEALERNGWNRQNTAKLLGINRTTLYKKMKKYGIEFETQMLST
- a CDS encoding DNA methyltransferase, translated to MDDRFNTIRQGDCVAGMNALEAGSVDLIFADPPFNIGYDYDVYQDSVAAEQYLDWSGEWITAAHRALKPDGTFWLAIGDEYAAELKIASQKIGFHCRSWVIWYYTFGVNCTKKFSRSHAHLFHFVKDPEKFTFRDDDLDNRIPSARQLVYNDKRANPRGRLPDDTWIIRPADAIGELSPDDENWTLPEIESPADDDNTWTLRPQDLADRFKSDEDTWYFPRVAGTFKERAGFHGCQMPEQLLGRIIRACSHENDLVVDPFSGSATTLAVAKKLGRRHLGFELSPEYVKHGMSRLDGIRVGDRLDGAEEPLASAPATGKRDKKDKSAKPRSATEQRYSEVQKHLTELGVSEAYRLTHAGYSVDRLIADPQLNESFLEACRRLGLVGDPRHWNRLLFRLRKSGHLSHIETTRETSLSWVDCDAYLFASEIALQMLLDEQQAGSLDEILCDPELAAQFDAIAGRFAPGFSSLQYRWAALKLRKQAKLARSRGSVLDPPRMSKMQSVEDYIATDVPQQPGVYVITGKAKHKLYVGEALNLHTRLTAQFGDADAHANWTSFSKTLTIQTFRTETAPAEMLAWQSCLIDRYNPRLNFHELRTTV